In Paenibacillus xylanilyticus, the genomic window ACCAGATCAATATCACCTGCAGCATTCACAGGTACATAATCGACTTCTACATTTCGGATCCGCCGCATGTATTCCAGAGGCCGCCTGACCGAGTTGTGCTCCGCCATTGTAGCAATGACATGATCACCTTCTCGCAAGTGGCCCTGGATTGCAAGATTCAATGCTTCTGTCGTATTGGAACCGAGTGCAATATCATTGGCATTACTTATACCAAAAAGACGGGATAGTACCTTCCTCGTGTCAAAAAGTACACGGCTCGCTTGAACAGCCATTCGATGGCTGCCTCTGCCCGGGTTGGCTCCGGCGACATCAAGGGCATGCAGCATGGCTTCACCAACAGCAGGCGGCTTAGGCCATGATGTCGCCGCATGATCCAGATAAATGACTTCCTTCACCTCACAACCACCTCTGTCCTGTTCATTGAGCAATCCACGATAAAACCATCATAAACGCCACTACTGAATAAGAAAACAACACCTTTACAGAAAAAATAATGACATATCGTTTCTCCATCGTACAGAGGCGATATGTCATCAGATGAAAAGCCCCGCGTGTTGTAAGTGAATCTACAGGTTTGTCTATTGCAGCAGTTCTAACAATCGCTCCAGATCCTGTTTGCTGTAGTAGTTGAGCTCGATTTTGCCTTTATCTTTGTTGTGCTTTATCTTCACTGTTGTTTTGAAACGCTCGCGCAAGGATTCCTCCACCGTATCAATGAATGGGTCCTTTTTCTTGAGTTTGGATTTTGCCTTGGCTTCACCCGTCTTGGAACGATCCAGCTGCTGTACCGCTTCTTCCAGTTCACGTACACTCCATTGTTGGTCAATGGTTTGTTTGGCCAGCTGTTTCACCATATCCTGATCCTTCACACCAACTATGGCGCGTGCATGACCCATGGACAATGTTCCACGTGAAACATGGTCTTTCACTTCTTCCGGCAGCGAAAGCAAACGCAAGAAGTTTGCAATGTGAGAACGGGATTTTCCCACTTTGACAGACAGCTCTTCCTGTGTCAGCGAGAACTGATCCATCAGGCCTTGATAGGCTACAGCCACTTCCATTGCGTTGAGATTTTCCCGTTGCAAATTTTCAATCAGAGCAATTTCCATAACCTGCTGATCACTAAAATTGCGAACGACTGCAGGCACTGTTGCATTACCGCAATATTGAGAAGCTCTAAATCGCCGTTCCCCGGCAATAATCTCATAACCTCTCAGTACAGTACGTACGATAATTGGCTGTATCACACCGTGTTGACGTATGGACTCTGCCAGTTCATGAATCGCATCCTCATCAAATACCTTCCGTGGCTGATAAGGGTTTGCCCGCAACTGGGCGATTGGAATTTCTACAACCTTGTCATCGTCATTTATTGAAAGCGATGGAATGAGGGCATCCAGACCTTTTCCGAGCCGCTTACTCATACGATATCACTTCCTTTGCGAGCTCTAAATACACTTCTGCTCCTCGTGAACGGGGATCATACGTAATAATGGACTGCCCATGTGAAGGGGCTTCACTAAGTCGCACATTACGCGGAATAATCGTTTGATATACCTTTTGTTGGAAATACTTCTTCACTTCTTCAATCACCTGAATCCCCAGGTTTGTGCGGGCATCAAACATGGTGAGCAGCACTCCCTCTATTTGCAGAGAGGTATTCAAATGTTTCTGCACGAGGCGAACCGTGTTAAGCAGTTGGCTTAGCCCTTCAAGTGCGTAGTACTCACACTGGATCGGAATGATCACCGAGTCGGAAGCGGTTAACGAGTTGATCGTTAACATGCCAAGAGATGGTGGGCAATCGATCAGTATGTAATCATAGTTTTTTTTCACCATGGCGAGTGATTTTTTCAAACGAACTTCACGTGATATGGTGGATACCAACTCAATCTCGGCTCCGGCAAGTTGTATCGTTGCAGGGATGATATGAAGCCCTTCAATTTGGGTTTCCACAATGGCTTCCTGAGGATGTACTTCATTAATGATGACATCATATATACAATTGGCCACATCTGCTTTGTTGATTCCGACTCCACTAGTCGTATTTCCCTGAGGGTCAATATCGACAAGCAGTACCCTTTTCCCGAGTGAAGCCAGTCCTGCACCCAAGTTAACAGATGTCGTCGTTTTCCCCACACCGCCCTTTTGATTTGCTACGGCCATAATCTTAGACAATTACTTCACCTCAAATAAAATAGGAGTCTTTTCTTGTAGGTTGTGAGATACAGTTAACTAAAAGCAGGTGGCTATCGTCCACAAAAACAACAACTACCGTTCCGTTCTTCAAGCACGTTCTTCAATACACCAGACTTCAACCAGCTCTATAGACAGAAAAAGCGGCCCCATTGCCGCCTTAAGCTTCAACTATTTGCGTTTAGGAATATGAATGACGATCTCATAATGATCTTCGTGATCGGCTTCTTTTGTTTTGATATCCATACCAGAACCAGATACCATATCAATGGATTGACGGATCGTATTTAGCGCGAGTCTGACATCTTTGGTAAATGAGATGCGTTTGGACTTTTTGATTTTGGAAGCTTCCTTGTAAAAGGCAACCCTTGCTTCGGTTTGTTTTACGTTCAGCTCTTTATCAATAATCTCGCTGAGCAATTTCATTTGCAGTTCTTCCGAGTCCAGTGAAAGCAAAGCTCTTGCATGACGCTCGGATATTTTCCGTTCCATCAGTGCAGTCTTAATCCCTTCCGGGAGTTGTAACAACCGAATTTTATTGGCAATGGTTGATTGGCTTTTGCCTAATCGCTGCGCAAGACTCTCTTGCGTCAATTGGTGAAGATCAATCAACTTTTGATATGCAACCGCTTCTTCAATAGCCGTGAGGCCTTCACGCTGCAGGTTCTCAATCAAGGCAATGGAAGCGGCCTGAGAGTCATTAAATTCGCGCACAATGGCTGGAATATGCTCTAGTCCCAGTTTTCGAACCGCACGCCAGCGACGTTCCCCGGCAATAATCTCATATGATCCATTCCGCACACGGACAACAATGGGTTGAATGACTCCATGGGTTTTGATTGTCTGCAACAACTCATCAATTTTATCATCGTCAAAAATCGTACGAGGTTGATAAGGGCTGCTTACTATTTCACCTACCGGAATTTGTTTCACTTCATCTCCGTTATTGCGCTCCGCCAAACCAAACAACTTCGAAAATTGTTCTTTCATTCCGTATATTACCACCTAGTTTCGTAATAGCTCCCGCAGCAGTGCAGGTGCTTCCTATTCTATATGCGACCCCTCATATGTTGTCGTTCTTCGAATAAGTTTTGCTTTCTACATCCACGTTCTGATGAAATGTCTATCCTTCTTGCCAAATCTATTTATATATAATCTATGATCTCTGATACCCAGGATCGGCTACTTCTATTCTATCATCTTTTCTATCATAATCCTATTCTAACCTATTCTTTAAACCCTCCTAATTTTCCTGCTTTTCCTCCGAGCATCTTGTCGGTTTTACCCTCGTTTTCGCCCTTTTTTTCATTAGTTTATTTTGAAATAGTACTCGCTTTGTAATATGTATCTGAAAATAAAAAGAGGATGTTTCACGTGAAACATCCTCTTTTTATTTTTCTAGTCTGACTACGACATGCACGACTAATTATTTTATAAATCGATCGCCCATAAAGTAAGCAAAGTATATTGGTTTACCCAACATTGATTTACTGTACCAATGGTGTCTTGAGTGGAGTCCCCGGTTTACGAGGATACTTGTGAGGCGTTTTATCAAACTTCTGTATCAAGATGATATGACGCGCTGACTCTTCCACGGGCAGCTGGAATGGATGAACGGCTTTTACCCGTCCTCTCAGCTGATTGAAGCTAAATTCTGCTTCCTTCATTTCTTCACGAGGGTCTCCGCCTTTCATTGCGGCAAACATCCCACCTTTTCGAACGAAAGGCAAACAGAATTCATTCAGCACTGCCAGCTTAGCTACTGCGCGGGCAGTAACCAGATCGTAGCTGTCCCGATATCCTTCTTTGCGCCCCAGCTCTTCTGCCCGGCCATGAATTAATTCAACCTCAGTTAGACCCAGGGTATCCACGACATGCTGCAGGAAGCCAATGCGTTTGTTGAGTGAATCAATAATGGTCAGCTTTATATGTGGGAAGCATATCTTGAGCGGAATACCGGGAAAGCCTGCCCCAGATCCAATATCAGCAAGCTTTTCCACTTTGGTCATATCCGTGTAGAAGGCCAGGGATACCGAGTCATAAAAATGCTTCGTATACACCTGTTCCCGTTCCGTTATCCCTGTCAGGTTCATCTTTTCATTCCAGGATACCAGCTCCTGAAAATACAGTTCGAACTGTTCCAGCT contains:
- a CDS encoding ParB/RepB/Spo0J family partition protein, translated to MSKRLGKGLDALIPSLSINDDDKVVEIPIAQLRANPYQPRKVFDEDAIHELAESIRQHGVIQPIIVRTVLRGYEIIAGERRFRASQYCGNATVPAVVRNFSDQQVMEIALIENLQRENLNAMEVAVAYQGLMDQFSLTQEELSVKVGKSRSHIANFLRLLSLPEEVKDHVSRGTLSMGHARAIVGVKDQDMVKQLAKQTIDQQWSVRELEEAVQQLDRSKTGEAKAKSKLKKKDPFIDTVEESLRERFKTTVKIKHNKDKGKIELNYYSKQDLERLLELLQ
- a CDS encoding ParA family protein, producing MSKIMAVANQKGGVGKTTTSVNLGAGLASLGKRVLLVDIDPQGNTTSGVGINKADVANCIYDVIINEVHPQEAIVETQIEGLHIIPATIQLAGAEIELVSTISREVRLKKSLAMVKKNYDYILIDCPPSLGMLTINSLTASDSVIIPIQCEYYALEGLSQLLNTVRLVQKHLNTSLQIEGVLLTMFDARTNLGIQVIEEVKKYFQQKVYQTIIPRNVRLSEAPSHGQSIITYDPRSRGAEVYLELAKEVISYE
- the noc gene encoding nucleoid occlusion protein, coding for MKEQFSKLFGLAERNNGDEVKQIPVGEIVSSPYQPRTIFDDDKIDELLQTIKTHGVIQPIVVRVRNGSYEIIAGERRWRAVRKLGLEHIPAIVREFNDSQAASIALIENLQREGLTAIEEAVAYQKLIDLHQLTQESLAQRLGKSQSTIANKIRLLQLPEGIKTALMERKISERHARALLSLDSEELQMKLLSEIIDKELNVKQTEARVAFYKEASKIKKSKRISFTKDVRLALNTIRQSIDMVSGSGMDIKTKEADHEDHYEIVIHIPKRK
- the rsmG gene encoding 16S rRNA (guanine(527)-N(7))-methyltransferase RsmG, with the translated sequence MDDIQQQLQVRLKEHGLELDKRQLEQFELYFQELVSWNEKMNLTGITEREQVYTKHFYDSVSLAFYTDMTKVEKLADIGSGAGFPGIPLKICFPHIKLTIIDSLNKRIGFLQHVVDTLGLTEVELIHGRAEELGRKEGYRDSYDLVTARAVAKLAVLNEFCLPFVRKGGMFAAMKGGDPREEMKEAEFSFNQLRGRVKAVHPFQLPVEESARHIILIQKFDKTPHKYPRKPGTPLKTPLVQ